A DNA window from Cutaneotrichosporon cavernicola HIS019 DNA, chromosome: 2 contains the following coding sequences:
- a CDS encoding uncharacterized protein (Acyl transferase domain), which translates to MASLFSGPPATRPLVLHSQIERVNILVPASPLSAWVASEVLAQEFHDSPLSKDDAAEPTADEDDEGAAVPTGPDNEGQVKLLARFLGFAADKLTAGGDQTAEIAQVVLAAYKRFNELFLGSTNIHTRVQSYDVEARAEILTAYFKAFAALRVALGASEVPAAHPSAVIEAAKAGDAELYGLFGGQGVNEYYFDELKALFDIYRPFVEETLTTLSQDVLVPLADKATAAGFPYYVDGLDVISWLNGSKPRPAVEYLASIPVSLPVIGITQLVQYIVSARIADVSPGDLRNLIKGATGHSQGIISAVAVAASSTWDELYANIAKAVKLLFYIGLRGQEFFPLVSLDPEIVADANEHSEGTPTPMLAVNGLSRKALEAQIEKVNKFLPDNCKVGISLFNAATMFIVTGPAKSLYGLATALRKVQAPAGLDQGRTPFSKRKSVFTIRFLPINVPFHSDYLIGATDKLLSEDLKDTTLFKAADLGMPIYNTEDGSDLRRISGSLDKELCDQIFTKHIHWAKACDFPKTATHAIDFGPGGKTGVGFLTARVTEGRGVRVVFIGEKGKVGAELYDATNVVREPIWHDQFRPRLVKTADGKVNIDTSFSRLLGKPPIMIPGMTPTTAGAQMVSATLNAGYHIELAGGGHFNEQVLRAKIDAIEQRIKPGIGITLNALYINMRQFQFQFPLWQQMRREGHPVEGFCIAAGIPSSEKATEIIDALRAAGIKHVSFKPGSVEGIRQVVNIAAANPDYPIILQWTGGRAGGHHSAEDFHQPMITTYSAIRQHPNICLIAGSGFGGAEDVWPYICGDWSVKMFGLQPMPFDGVLYGSRVLVAKEAETSPAVKQLIVDAPGVTDADWEGTYTKPTGGILTVRSELGEPIHKIANRAVVLWKEFDDTVFDMPRDKRQAWLENNREWIVKRLNADFNKPWYPQKKNGDIVYDIAEMTYEETINRMFDLMYVAKQKRWVDVSLRNLFGDWLRRVEERFAGVDGARTKESLIQSYHSLEDPNHILGLFFGSYPGTKDQLISSDDKAYFLNICNRVWQKPVPFIPVFDNNFEFWFKKDSLWAAEDVEAVPEGDAQRVCILQGPMAAKFSTVVDEPIGDMLDNIEGLLVKKILERYYDNDESKVPILDYIGARAPEAHTHIAHETIEGNTRSLQLTDRVPDVEDWLQRIAGPKLSWLRAALTTVNVVQGGNYVTNPFRRILNPRKHQIVRIQEDANGVPISVKMYGGIRSSGFAHPDFKAVDLSYDAKTRKITLQLNEERLGSSVPLTFQFLYKPEQGYAPIHEVMEGRNKAIKDFYWRVWFGDNEKLPSLPLDQAFTCGETTVDPVTIQRFCDVVGNQGEAFKQRRNKNILAPMDYAIVLGWQSIMKTIFPEAIDGDLINLVHLSNGFRFVEGAAPLKAGDVCTTEARVTSVVNSDSGKTVKVKGYVLRNNEPVIEVDSAFLYRGRFTDYQNTFETIDEPDYVVSLDKPTSVGVLQSKEWFEWDDDSVALDVGSELTFKVKSKYHFKDKSTYSSVQVSGAAFVRSQTKALVQVATIDYEAHNSHGNPVVEYLKRVGKPVGLPVALESGYSLIADQSAATFKTPASNEPYSKVSGDFNPIHINPYFSDFANLPGTITHGMWSSAATRKYVESIAADNHPERVVSYNVGFVGMVLPGDELHVKLTHTAMHDGKKVIKVEVLNQNDTKVLDGQAEVLQPPTTYVFTGQGSQEVGMGMELYNNSDVARAVWDAADAHLTSVYGFSIIDIVKNNPKELTIHFGGIKGQAIRQRYMELTYDSVDETGQVKTQPLFGDIDLHTTSYTFSHPQGLLYATQYTQIALVVTEKAAFDDMKANGLIDQNASFAGHSLGEYSALAAIADVLPISALSDVVFFRGITMQRAVKRDAEGKSQYAMMAVNPSRVGKTFSEPALREIVDQISKQKDSLLQIVNLNVADQQYVCAGELRALATLTNVLNVLKHQKIDLEKLSKTMSVEELKEHLVGIIDGGWDMMAEKAKKDGGEINLDRGYATIPLPGIDVPFHSRYLWPGVLSFRNYLMKKIDPEHLNPDRLVGKYIPNLIAEPFEVTKEYVQKIYDETNSPRMDSVLKGWEKDSWGSAANRQRLAYNILTECLAYQFASPVRWIETQDVLFQQAKFERFIEVGPGPVLSGMASRTLKAKYEAQDAATALKRQILCHAKNQKEVYYAFEDEAAEEATPAAPAAEEKAAPAAAAAPAAAAAPAPAPAASAGPAAAVDDVPPKAVDTVRFIVAQKLKKQASDIPLSKSLKELSGGKSTLQNEILGDLGVEFASAPEKGEDLPLDELGAALSVGYSGLGKHSMGLTNRMIASKFPGGFNISAARHHLNKQWGLGPLRSDSALFFGILNEPPKRLGSEAEAKAFLDSVAQSYASYSGITLSQGGGGGGGGGGGGGAVMNSEEFDKFVIKQEEQAQREIELLSRYLGKDPRSGDKRAETAKAEADSLQAKLDAIKLEHGDAYIDGIVPAFSPNKARVFDSSWNWARQSSLQLFYDIIQGRIDPSTIFESEREPRYRPTQ; encoded by the exons ATGGCGTCCCTCTTCAGCGGTCCCCCCGCCACGCGCCCCCTCGTTCTGCACTCGCAGATTGAGCGCGTCAACATTCTTGTTCCCGCTTCGCCCCTTTCCGCCTGGGTCGCTTCCGAAGTCCTCGCCCAGGAGTTCCACGACTCGCCTTTAAGCAAGGACGACGCTGCTGAGCCCACTGCcgatgaggacgatgagggcgCTGCCGTGCCTACCGGCCCCGACAATGAGGGCCaggtcaagctcctcgctcGCTTCCTCGGCTTTGCGGCCGACAAGCTCACCGCCGGCGGTGACCAAACTGCCGAGATCGCCCAGGTCGTCCTGGCTGCGTACAAGCGCTTCAATGAGCTCTTCCTTGGTTCGACCAACATCCACACTCGCGTTCAGTCTTACGACGTTGAGGCGCGTGCTGAGATTCTCACCGCCTACTTCAAGGCTTTTGCTGCGCTccgcgtcgctctcggcgcTTCCGAGGTGCCCGCTGCCCACCCCTCTGCCGTGATcgaggctgccaaggctgGCGATGCCGAGCTCTACGGCCTCTTTGGTGGCCAGGGCGTTAACGAG TACTACttcgacgagctcaaggctcTCTTTGACATTTACCGCCCCTTCGTTGAGGAGaccctcaccaccctctCACAGGATGTTCTCGTcccgctcgccgacaaggcgACCGCGGCTGGCTTCCCCTACTAtgtcgacggcctcgacgtgATCTCGTGGCTCAACGGCTCCAAACCCCGCCCTGCCGTCGAGTACCTCGCCTCGATCCCGGTCTCGCTTCCGGTGATCGGCATCACCCAGCTTGTCCAGTACATAGTCTCGGCGCGTATCGCCGACGTCTCCCCCGGGGATCTCCGCAACCTCATCAAGGGCGCAACCGGCCACTCGCAGGGTATCATCTCTgctgtcgccgtcgcggctTCCTCCACTTGGGATGAGCTTTACGCAAACATTGCCAAGGCTGTCAAGCTCCTCTTCTACATTGGCCTCCGCGGCCAAGAATTCTTCCCGCTCGTCTCGCTTGACCCCGAGATCGTGGCCGACGCCAACGAGCACAGCGAGGGCACCCCCACGCCCATGTTGGCTGTCAACGGTCTTAGCCGCAAGGCCCTCGAAGCTCAGATCGAGAAGGTTAACAAGTTCCTTCCCGACAACTGCAAGGTCGGCATCTCGCTTTTCAACGCCGCGACGATGTTCATTGTGACTGGCCCCGCCAAGTCTCTCTACGGTCTCGCGACCGCTCTCCGCAAGGTCCAGGCTCCCGCCGGCCTTGACCAGGGCCGTACCCCCTTCTCGAAGCGCAAGTCGGTCTTCACCATCCGCTTCCTGCCCATTAATGTGCCCTTCCACTCGGACTACCTCATTGGTGCGACCGACAAGCTCCTCTCCGAGGACCTCAAGGACACTACTCTGTTCAAGGctgccgacctcggcatGCCCATTTACAACACTGAGGACG GCTCTGACCTCCGCAGGATCTCGGGTTCGCTTGACAAGGAGCTCTGCGACCAGATTTTCACCAAGCACATCCACTGGGCCAAGGCCTGTGACTTCCCCAAGACCGCCACCCACGCTATTGACTTTGGCCCGGGCGGCAAGACCGGTGTCGGGTTCCTCACTGCGCGTGTCACCGAGGGCCGTGGTGTCCGTGTCGTCTTCATCGgcgagaagggcaaggtcgGTGCCGAGCTCTATGACGCGACCAACGTTGTCCGTGAGCCCATTTGGCACGACCAGTTCCGCccccgcctcgtcaagacggcggacggcaaggtcaaCATCGACACGTCGTTCTCGCGTCTCCTTGGCAAGCCTCCCATCATGATCCCCGGTATGACTCCCACTACCGCTGGTGCCCAGATGGTCTCTGCCACCCTCAACGCCGGCTACCACATCGAGCTTGCGGGTGGTGGTCACTTCAACGAGCAGGTTCTCCGCGCCAAGATCGACGCCATTGAGCAGCGCATCAAGCCCGGAATCGGCATCACCCTGAACGCTCTCTACATCAACATGAGACAGTTCCAGTTCCAGTTCCCCCTCTGGCAGCAGATGCGCCGTGAGGGCCACCCCGTCGAGGGCTTCTGCATTGCTGCAGGTATCCCCTCGTCGGAGAAGGCGACCGAGATCATCGACGCCCTCCGTGCCGCCGGCATCAAGCACGTCAGCTTCAAGCCTGGATCGGTCGAGGGTATCCGCCAGGTCGTCAACattgccgccgccaaccccgacTACCCCATTATCCTTCAGTGGACCGGTGGTCGTGCCGGTGGTCACCACTCGGCTGAGGACTTCCACCAGCCCATGATCACCACCTACAGCGCGATCCGTCAGCACCCCAACATTTGCCTCATTGCCGGTTCCGGCTtcggtggcgccgaggacgtctGGCCTTACATCTGCGGTGACTGGTCGGTCAAGATGTTCGGCCTCCAGCCCATGCCCTTCGACGGTGTTCTCTACGGCTCGCGTGTCCTTgttgccaaggaggccgagaccAGCCCGGCTGTCAAGCAGCTCATCGTTGACGCCCCCGGTgtcaccgacgccgactgGGAGGGCACTTACACCAAGCCCACCGGTGGCATCCTCACGGTCCGCTCAGAGCTGGGTGAGCCGATCCACAAGATTGCCAACCGTGCCGTTGTTCTCTGGAAGGAGTTTGACGACACTGTCTTCGACATGCCGCGTGACAAGCGCCAGGCGTGGCTCGAGAACAACCGCGAGTGGATTGTGAAGCGCCTCAACGCCGACTTCAACAAGCCCTGGTACCCTCAGAAGAAGAACGGCGACATTGTCTACGACATTGCCGAGATGACCTACGAGGAGACCATCAACCGCATGTTCGACCTCATGTACGTGGCCAAGCAGAAGCGCTGGGTCGATGTCTCGCTTCGCAACCTCTTTGGTGACTGGCTCCGccgtgtcgaggagcgctTCGCCGGCGTTGACGGCGCTCGCACCAAGGAGTCCCTCATCCAGTCGTACCACAGCCTCGAGGACCCCAACCacatcctcggcctcttcttcggctCGTACCCCGGCACCAAGGACCAGCTTATCTCGTCCGACGACAAGGCGTACTTCCTCAACATCTGCAACCGTGTGTGGCAGAAGCCCGTACCCTTCATCCCTGTCTTCGACAACAACTTCGAGTTCTGGTTCAAGAAGGACTCGCTTTGGGCTGctgaggacgtcgaggctgtTCCCGAGGGCGACGCTCAGCGTGTCTGTATTCTTCAGGGCCCGATGGCGGCCAAGTTCTCGaccgtcgtcgacgagccgaTCGGTGACATGCTCGACAACATTGAGGGCCTCCTCGTTAAGAAGATCCTCGAGCGTTACtacgacaacgacgagtCCAAGGTCCCGATCCTCGATTACATCGGTGCCCGCGCCCCCGAGGCTCACACCCACATTGCCCACGAGACCATTGAGGGCAACACGCGCTCGCTCCAGCTCACCGACCGCGtccccgacgtcgaggactGGCTCCAGCGCATCGCCGGCCCCAAGCTCAGCTGGCTCCGTGCTGCGCTCACCACCGTCAACGTTGTCCAAGGTGGCAACTACGTCACCAACCCCTTCCGCCGCATCCTTAATCCTCGTAAGCACCAGATTGTGCGCATCCAGGAGGACGCGAACGGCGTCCCCATCAGCGTCAAGATGTACGGCGGCATCCGCTCGTCTGGCTTCGCGCACCCCGACTTCAAGGCTGTCGACCTCTCGTATGACGCTAAGACGCGCAAGATCACCCTCCAGCTCAACGAGGAGCGTCTTGGTTCGTCGGTGCCCCTCACCTTCCAGTTCCTCTACAAGCCTGAGCAGGGCTACGCGCCCATCCACGAGGTCATGGAGGGCCGCAACAAGGCAATCAAGGACTTCTACTGGCGTGTCTGGTTCGGCGATAACGAGAAGCTCCCCTCGCTCCCGCTCGACCAGGCGTTCACCTGTGGCGAGACCACGGTTGACCCCGTCACCATCCAGCGCTTCTGCGACGTGGTTGGCAACCAGGGCGAGGCGTTCAAGCAGCGCCGCAACAAGAACATTCTTGCGCCCATGGACTACGCCATTGTTCTTGGCTGGCAGTCCATCATGAAGACCATCTTCCCCGAGGCCATTGACGGTGACCTCATCAACCTTGTCCATCTCTCGAACGGCTTCCGCTTCGTCGAGGGTGCTGCGCccctcaaggccggcgacgTCTGCACCACCGAGGCGCGTGTCACCTCGGTTGTCAACTCGGACTCGGGCAAGACtgtcaaggtcaagggcTACGTTCTCCGCAACAACGAGCCCGTGATCGAGGTCGACTCGGCCTTCCTCTATCGCGGCCGCTTCACCGACTACCAGAACACGTTCGAGACTATTGATGAGCCCGACTACGTCGTCTCGCTCGACAAGCCCACTTCGGTCGGCGTTCTCCAGTCCAAGGAGTGGTTCGAGtgggacgacgactcggtTGCCCTTGACGTCGGCTCTGAGCTCACCTTCAAGGTCAAGTCCAAGTACCACTTCAAGGACAAGTCGACCTACTCCTCGGTCCAGGTCAGCGGCGCCGCCTTTGTGCGCAGCCAGACCAAGGCCCTTGTCCAGGTCGCCACCATCGATTACGAGGCCCACAACTCGCACGGCAACCCGGTCGTTGAGTACCTCAAGCGTGTCGGCAAGCCCGTTGGCCTCCCTGTGGCCCTCGAGTCGGGCTACTCGCTCATCGCCGACCAGTCTGCTGCCACTTTCAAGACCCCCGCTTCCAACGAGCCGTACTCCAAGGTCTCAGGTGACTTCAACCCCATCCACATCAACCCCTACTTCTCCGACTTTGCCAACCTGCCCGGTACCATCACCCACGGCATGTGGTCGTCGGCTGCCACCCGCAAGTACGTCGAGTCGATCGCTGCCGACAACCACCCGGAGCGTGTTGTCTCGTACAACGTCGGTTTCGTCGGCATGGTCCTCCCTGGTGACGAGCTTCACGTCAAGCTCACCCACACTGCCATGCACGACGGCAAGAAGGTCATCAAGGTTGAGGTCCTCAACCAGAACGACACCAAGGTGCTCGACGGCCAGGCCGAGGTCCTCCAGCCTCCTACCACTTACGTCTTCACCGGCCAGGGCTCGCAGGAGGtcggcatgggcatggAGCTCTACAACAACTCGGACGTCGCTCGCGCTGTCTgggacgccgccgacgcccacCTTACCTCGGTTTACGGCTTCTCCATCATTGACATTGTCAAGAACAACCCGAAGGAGCTCACCATCCACTTTGGTGGTATCAAGGGCCAGGCTATCCGCCAGCGCTACATGGAGCTCACCTACGATTCTGTCGACGAGACCGGCCAGGTCAAGACCCAGCCCCTCTTCGGCGACATTGACCTCCACACCACCTCCTACACCTTCTCGCACCCCCAGGGTCTCCTGTACGCCACCCAGTACACTCAGATCGCCCTTGTCGTCACGGAGAAGGCTGCGTTTGACGACATGAAGGCCAATGGCCTCATCGACCAGAATGCCTCGTTCGCCGGTCACTCGCTCGGCGAGTActcggcgctcgccgccattgccgacgtcctcccgatctcggcgctctccgacgtcgtcttcttccgTGGCATTACCATGCAGCGCGCTGTCAAGcgtgacgccgagggcaagtCGCAGTACGCGATGATGGCTGTCAACCCTTCGCGTGTTGGCAAGACCTTCTCCGAGCCTGCGCTCCGTGAGATTGTGGACCAGATCTCGAAGCAGAAGGACTCGCTGCTCCAGATTGTCAacctcaacgtcgccgaccaGCAGTACGTGTGTGCGGGTGAGCTTCGCGCTCTCGCGACTCTCACGAACgtcctcaacgtcctcaAGCACCAGAAGATCGACCTTGAGAAGCTCTCGAAGACCATGtcggtcgaggagctcaaggagcacCTCGTTGGCATCATCGACGGCGGCTGGGACATGAtggccgagaaggccaagaaggacggcggcgagatcAACCTCGACCGTGGCTACGCCACCATCCCTCTGCCGGGTATCGACGTCCCCTTCCACTCGCGCTACCTCTGGCCTGGTGTCCTCTCCTTCCGCAACTACCTGATGAAGAAGATCGACCCCGAGCACCTCAACCCCGACCGTCTCGTTGGCAAGTACATTCCCAACCTGATCGCCGAGCCGTTCGAGGTCACCAAGGAGTACGTGCAGAAGATCTACGACGAGACCAACTCGCCCCGCATGGACTCGGTCCTCAAGGGTTGGGAGAAGGACTCGTGGGGGTCTGCTGCCAACCGCCAGCGTCTCGCCTACAACATCCTGACCGAGTGTCTTGCGTACCAGTTCGCCTCGCCCGTGCGCTGGATCGAGACCCAGGACGTCCTCTTCCAGCAGGCCAAGTTCGAGCGCTTCATCGAAGTCGGCCCCGGCCCCGTCCTTTCTGGTATGGCCAGCCGTAccctcaaggccaagtaCGAGGCCCAGGACGCTGCCACCGCCCTCAAGCGCCAGATTCTCTGCCACGCCAAGAACCAGAAGGAGGTCTACTACGCcttcgaggacgaggctgccgaggaggcgacgcCTGCTGCTCCCGCtgcggaggagaaggctgcCCCAGCAGCCGCTGCGGCCCCggctgccgctgctgccCCGGCTCCCGCCCCCGCTGCTTCGGCTGGCCCTGCCGCTGCCGTTGACGACGTGCCCCCCAAGGCCGTCGATACCGTCCGCTTCATCGTTGCCCagaagctcaagaagcAGGCCAGTGACATCCCTCTCTCCAAGTCGCTCAAGGAACTCTCGGGCGGCAAGTCGACGCTCCAGAACGAGATTCTCGGTGACCTCGGTGTCGAGTTCGCCTCGGCACCCGAGAAGGGTGAGGACCTTCctctcgacgagctcggcgctgcGCTCTCGGTCGGCTACAGCGGCCTTGGCAAGCACTCGATGGGTCTCACCAACCGCATGATCGCGTCCAAGTTCCCCGGTGGCTTCAACATCTCGGcagctcgccaccacctcaACAAGCAGTGGGGTCTTGGCCCGCTCCGCTCGGACAGCGCCCTCTTCTTCGGCATCCTCAACGAGCCGCCTAAGCGTCTCGGGTCTGaagccgaggccaaggccttcctcgactcggtcgCCCAGTCGTACGCCTCTTACTCTGGCATCACCCTCTCGcagggtggtggcggtggcggcggcggcggtggtggtggcggcgcggtgaTGAACTCGGAGGAGTTCGACAAGTTCGTCATCAagcaggaggagcaggcgcagcgcgagatcgagctCCTTTCGCGCTACCTCGGCAAGGACCCCCGCTCTGGCGACAAGCGCGCTGAGACCGcgaaggccgaggccgactctctgcaggccaagctcgacgcgatcaagctcgagcacggcgACGCGTACATTGACGGCATTGTGCCGGCATTCAGCCCCAACAAGGCGCGCGTCTTTGACAGCTCGTGGAACTGGGCTCGCCAGAGCTCGCTGCAGCTCTTCTACGATATTATCCAGGGCCGCATCGACCCGAGCACCATCTTtgagagcgagcgcgagccGCGATACCGCCCCACCCAGTAA
- a CDS encoding uncharacterized protein (Oxidoreductase FAD-binding domain) → MSRSFTPSFCRALPTPPAHTTRFLIPGTPRARRRLLAVLALIPFLAYYLNPKQPLNPQVYSDHPVTAVDKVGPAHVELVVGVSEGERGMFGPEAVSASPYGVPPRPPNLSPSFSSASSSQPTPPSTPVVVQHIMVKNPDLMIERAYTPVNDVSADGIMRMIVKRVRGGEVGRLVHTRNPGDMVGLRGPVATFAITPSDYDRIVMISTGTAVAPFLQLLAKDTPGSGSTQYTLLQQSPSGGREDWSADYIAPMAAKWGEGLEVRRIPPGIVKREDVTAALKGAERPLVLVCLPTGLMRPLCGALAPTLHQGPLVGLLRDMGLRPDQVWKLDSSVSAASTTTSICRPPQATAWTDCGPVKNISYLSPAFVYSPKEGWHKNGSWASGSGSVSVQLSSSGVTWAVDGPATILVNGTETTAQVGNRNRTVSGLPYGWHNFTLVGEGLSVGDVMPIEDGSTFLPATPGASQLLNTSSTDLFSSSGFNSYGGLTTNSSAKITLTPPLGSATIELLSNYIYIQGTRVPDSPQPWGAFSVIFDPAPPYGPATQSFAGSLYPSTEQPGNLIADGTIHALILRAELDPAVKYTVTVDIESGQWKQHGPAVPKSHPGPEEWGDAYVCRCFGAWCTRIVHVLVA, encoded by the exons ATGTCCCGGTCCTTCACCCCTTCCTTCTGCCGcgccctccccaccccaccagCTCACACGACCCGCTTCCTAATCCCCGGCACCccgcgcgcccgccgccgcctaCTGGCTGTCCTAGCCCTCATCCCTTTCCTGGCATACTATCTCAATCCCAAGCAACCCCTTAATCCACAAGTATACTCGGACCATCCCGTGACGGCCGTGGACAAGGTTGGGCCGGCGCATGTCGAGCTGGTTGTGGGTGTGTCTGAGGGTGAGAGGGGCATGTTTGGGCCCGAGGCGGTAAGCGCATCTCCATATGGcgtccctcctcgtcctcccaaCCTTAgtccctccttctcctcggcctcgtcctcccaacccaccccgccctccacccccgtcgtcgtccaacACATCATGGTCAAGAACCCAGACCTCATGATCGAACGCGCATATACCCCCGTCAACGACGTCTCGGCTGACGGAATCATGCGCATGATCGTCAAGCGCGTccgtggcggcgaggttgggcg ATTGGTACATACCCGTAACCCCGGGGATATGGTTGGGCTTCGAGGACCCGTCGCGACGTTTGCTATCACCCCGTCTGATTATGATCGTATCGTCATGATTTCCACCGGAACAGCCGTGGCACccttcctccagctcctGGCCAAGGATACGCCAGGATCAGGATCCACACAGTacaccctcctccagcaGTCGCCTAGTGGCGGACGAGAAGACTGGAGTGCCGATTACATTGCTCCAATGGCCGCCAagtggggggaggggttggaAGTGCGCCGTATCCCGCCTGGGATTGTTAAGCGCGAGGATGTTACTGCTGCTTTGAAAGGGGCGGAGCGGCCACTCGTGCTTGTCTGTTTGCCTACTGG actcATGCGCCCGCTCTGCGGAGCCCTTGCCCCTACGCTGCACCAGGGGCCCTTGGTGGGCTTGTTGCGTGACATGGGCCTCAGACCGGACCAAGTGTGGAAGCTGGA CTCCAGCGTCAGTGCGGCTTCAACTACAACCTCCATCTGCAGACCCCCCCAAGCCACGGCATGGACCGACTGCGGCCCCGTGAAGAACATCTCGTACCTCTCCCCCGCCTTCGTCTACTCCCCCAAGGAGGGATGGCACAAGAACGGCTCATGGGCCTCTGGCAGTGGCAGCGTTAGCGTCCAGCTCTCCTCGTCTGGCGTGACGTGGGCTGTTGATGGCCCGGCTACGATTCTTGTCAATGGTACCGAAACGACGGCCCAGGTCGGTAATAGAAACCGGACCGTCTCGGGACTCCCGTATGGATGGCACAACTTTACCCTCGTTGGGGAGGGTTTGAGTGTCGGTGACGTTATGCCTATTGAGGACGGGTCGACCTT CCTCCCCGCTACTCCCGGCGCTTCCCAACTGCTCAACACATCATCGACCGacctcttctcctcgtccggCTTCAACTCGTACGGCGGTCTTACAACAAACTCCTCCGCAAAAATAACCCTGACCCCGCCGCTGGGCAGCGCAACGATAGAGCTCTTGTCCAACTACATCTACATCCAGGGCACGCGCGTCCCCGACTCGCCCCAGCCATGGGGCGCCTTCAGCGTAATCTTTGACCCCGCTCCACCCTACGGTCCAGCGACCCAGTCCTTCGCTGGTTCCTTATACCCATCAACTGAGCAGCCAGGGAACCTCATTGCTGACGGTACGATCCACGCACTCATCTTGCGAGCAGAACTCGACCCCGCCGTCAAGTATACCGTGACAGTGGACATTGAGAGTGGCCAA TGGAAGCAGCACGGCCCCGCCGTCCCCAAGTCCCACCCCGGCCCCGAAGAGTGGGGCGATGCGTACGTCTGTCGGTGCTTCGGCGCTTGGTGTACTCGCATTGTTCATGTTCTTGTTGCATAG
- the LAG1 gene encoding uncharacterized protein (TRAM, LAG1 and CLN8 homology domains) translates to MSATPANRRRRSSSVTSALRQVPLNKQTSNMNMRETVQPLSKGKGAPRRSASDLPDRYKSLGMKRDFTTGRWMLVPSSAFVLMMIPVILWANQWMLIDLGLMGPYKVNPFAWMIFPSYRLPNGLYTKGLLDFVFIGYYIIFWSFVRQFVTLYILRPLGTKLGIKGSKVMRFTEQGYAVFYFGIMGTAGILVMKQLPTWWYKTENFWLGYPHREMTWRLKTYYLVQAAYWCQQTIILALKIEKPRKDFKELVAHHIVTLWLIGWSYGISLTYIGVSIFVTMDVSDIFLAFAKCVNYVNEAWSSPPFAVFVCVWTYLRHYLNIKILYSVYTQFDLIPWEERQVFDPLNDKWMVGWMKWQIFTPIFLLQCINLFWYFLIWRILVRIVLFDVAKDDRSDDEDSSDEAKQVGDADKAK, encoded by the exons ATGTCCGCCACGCCCGCGAACCGCCGGCGTCGCAGCTCGAGTGTCACAAGCGCACTCCG CCAGGTTCCCCTCAACAAGCAGACGTCGAACAT GAACATGCGGGAGACTGTGCAGCCATTAagcaagggcaagggcgcgccgcgtcgcagCGCATCTGACCTGCCGGACCGGTACAAGAGCCTGGGGATGAAGCGCGACTTCACGACGGGCCGCTGGATGCTTGTACCCT cctCGGCGTTTGTGCTCATGATGATTCCGGTCATCCTGTGGGCCAACCAGTGGAtgctcatcgacctcggcctcatgGGTCCGTACAAAGTCAACCCGTTCGCGTGGATGATCTTCCCGTCCTATCGCCTCCCGAACGGCCTGTACACCAagggcctcctcgactttgTGTTTATCGGCTACTACATCATCTTCTGGTCCTT TGTCCGACAGTTCGTCACCCTCTACATCCTCCGGCCGTTGGGCACGAAACTCGGCATTAAGGGCTCCAAGGTCATGCGCTTTACTGAGCAGGGCTACGCTGTCTTCTACTTTGGCATCATGGGTACTGCCGGCATT ctcGTCATGAAGCAGCTCCCAACATGGTGGTACAAGACCGAGAACTTCTGGCTCGGTTACCCGCACCGCGAGATGACCTGGCGGCTCAAGACGTACTACCTCGTCCAGGCTGCGTACTGGTGCCAGCAGACCATCATCCTTGCGCTCAAAATCGAGAAGCCCCGCAAGGACTtcaaggagctcgtcgcgcac CACATTGTCACCCTCTGGCTCATCGGATGGAGCTACGGCATCTCGCTGACCTACATCGGCGTGTCCATCTTCGTGACGATGGACGTCTCGGACATCTTCCTTGCT TTTGCCAAGTGCGTCAACTACGTCAACGAAGCCTGGTCGAGCCCGCCCTTTGCGGTGTTTGTCTGCGTGTGGACTTACCTCCGCCACTACCTCAACATCAAGATCCTGTACTCTGTCTACACCCAGTTCGACCTGATCCCATGGGAGGAACGTCAGGTGTTCGACCCGCTAAACGACAAGTGGATGGTCGGATGGATGAAGTGGCAGATCTTCACGcccatcttcctcctccagtGCATCAACCTGTTCTGGTACTTCCTCATCTGGCGCATCCTCGTGCGCATCGTGCTCTTCGATGTCGCAAAGGACGACCGGtccgatgacgaggactcgtccgacgaggccaagcaggtcggcgacgccgacaaggccaagtaA